One window of the Staphylococcus equorum genome contains the following:
- the spoVG gene encoding septation regulator SpoVG produces MKVTDVRLRKIQTDGRMKALVSITLDESFVVHDLRVIEGNTGLFVAMPSKRTPDGEFRDIAHPINSEMRQEIQDAVMKVYEETDEVIPDKNAQSSEDTNEEA; encoded by the coding sequence ATGAAAGTGACAGATGTAAGACTTAGAAAAATACAAACAGACGGTAGAATGAAAGCGCTTGTTTCAATCACTTTAGATGAATCATTTGTGGTACATGATTTACGCGTTATTGAAGGCAACACAGGTCTATTCGTCGCAATGCCAAGTAAACGTACACCAGATGGTGAATTCCGAGATATCGCGCATCCGATCAATTCAGAGATGAGACAAGAAATACAGGATGCTGTGATGAAAGTATATGAAGAAACTGATGAGGTCATCCCTGATAAAAATGCTCAATCATCAGAAGATACTAATGAGGAAGCTTAA
- the rsmA gene encoding 16S rRNA (adenine(1518)-N(6)/adenine(1519)-N(6))-dimethyltransferase RsmA, with amino-acid sequence MDIKDVATPSRTKALLNQYGFNFKKSLGQNFLIDVNIIQKIIDASDIGENTGIIEIGPGMGSLTEQLAKNAKKVVAFEIDQRLIPVLKDTMGPYDNVEIINEDILKADIAHYVTEHLADCDNIMVVANLPYYITTPILLNLMQQTLPIDGYVVMMQKEVGERLNAQVGTKAYGSLSIVTQYYTETSKVLTVPKTVFLPPPNVDSIVVKLMKRQTPEVDIDNEDKFFKMTKAAFSQRRKTISNNYQSLFVDGKANKEIIKKWLETSGIDPRRRGETLSIKEFAKLYNELKNFTELAF; translated from the coding sequence GTGGATATTAAAGATGTTGCAACACCATCGCGTACAAAAGCATTGCTCAATCAATATGGTTTTAATTTCAAAAAAAGTTTAGGACAAAACTTCTTGATTGACGTTAACATTATACAAAAAATTATCGATGCCAGCGACATAGGTGAAAATACAGGTATTATAGAAATAGGGCCTGGTATGGGTTCGCTCACGGAACAATTAGCTAAAAACGCAAAGAAAGTTGTTGCATTTGAAATTGATCAACGTTTGATACCAGTGTTGAAAGATACAATGGGACCTTATGATAACGTGGAAATTATAAATGAAGATATATTAAAAGCTGATATTGCACATTATGTTACAGAGCATTTAGCAGATTGTGACAATATCATGGTGGTCGCTAACTTACCATATTATATTACAACACCGATATTATTGAATCTAATGCAACAAACTTTACCTATCGATGGCTACGTAGTTATGATGCAGAAAGAAGTCGGTGAAAGATTGAATGCACAAGTAGGTACAAAAGCTTATGGATCACTTTCAATAGTTACCCAATATTATACTGAAACCAGTAAAGTGTTAACAGTGCCGAAGACTGTCTTCTTGCCACCGCCAAATGTAGATTCAATTGTTGTAAAATTGATGAAGCGTCAGACACCGGAAGTAGATATAGATAACGAAGATAAATTTTTCAAAATGACAAAAGCTGCATTTAGCCAAAGACGAAAAACAATTAGCAATAACTATCAAAGTTTGTTTGTAGATGGTAAAGCGAACAAAGAAATTATTAAAAAATGGTTAGAAACAAGTGGTATAGATCCAAGAAGACGTGGAGAAACGCTTTCAATAAAAGAATTTGCAAAATTATACAATGAATTGAAAAATTTCACAGAATTAGCATTTTAA
- the rsmI gene encoding 16S rRNA (cytidine(1402)-2'-O)-methyltransferase, translating to MATLYLVGTPIGNLADITYRAVDILRSVDLIACEDTRVTKKLCAHYDIQAPLKSYHDHNKEQQTDYLIEQLQQDVSIALVSDAGLPLISDPGYELVVAARASEIRVETVPGPNAGLTALMASGLPSFTYTFLGFLPRKEKQKLDILEQRMFEDSTLIIYESPHRVKETLKTIQKVDETRKVSLGRELTKKFEQIVTGEVGELLNQLNENRIPTKGEFVIVIEGAIAEEDTSWFEDMSIQAHVDYYINENMKPKAAIKQVAEMRHMKTGEVYDIYHEVSNN from the coding sequence ATGGCGACATTATATTTAGTAGGAACACCTATAGGAAATTTAGCAGATATTACATATAGAGCTGTAGACATTTTAAGATCGGTGGATTTGATTGCTTGTGAAGATACAAGAGTGACTAAAAAGTTATGTGCACATTATGATATACAAGCACCCCTGAAGTCCTATCATGATCACAATAAGGAACAACAAACGGATTACCTAATAGAACAACTGCAGCAGGATGTTAGCATCGCACTTGTATCAGATGCAGGATTGCCATTGATTAGCGATCCCGGTTACGAGCTTGTCGTGGCAGCGAGGGCAAGTGAAATCAGAGTTGAAACGGTGCCAGGCCCTAATGCTGGATTGACGGCACTGATGGCGAGTGGGTTACCATCATTTACTTATACATTTTTAGGGTTTTTGCCACGAAAAGAAAAGCAAAAATTAGATATTTTAGAGCAACGGATGTTTGAAGATAGTACACTGATTATTTATGAGTCCCCACATCGTGTGAAGGAGACGTTGAAAACAATTCAAAAAGTAGATGAAACGCGAAAAGTTTCACTAGGTAGAGAATTAACTAAAAAGTTTGAGCAAATTGTCACAGGAGAAGTTGGAGAATTACTAAACCAACTTAATGAAAATCGTATTCCAACTAAGGGTGAATTTGTCATAGTCATCGAAGGTGCAATAGCTGAAGAAGATACGTCGTGGTTTGAAGATATGTCGATACAAGCACATGTGGATTATTATATAAACGAAAATATGAAACCTAAAGCTGCAATTAAACAAGTTGCTGAAATGCGTCATATGAAGACTGGCGAAGTTTATGATATTTATCATGAGGTTTCCAATAATTAA
- a CDS encoding RidA family protein: MKTINTTKAPEALGPYSHATEINGLVFTSGQIPLNLNGEIVSDDVKEQTTQVLENLKVVLDQAGSDIDSVIKATIFIADMNEFQNINEVYGKYFNHHQPARSCVEVARLPKDVKVEIEVIAQVK; this comes from the coding sequence ATGAAAACGATTAATACAACCAAAGCACCGGAAGCGTTAGGGCCATACTCACATGCAACAGAAATAAATGGTCTAGTATTCACATCTGGACAAATCCCATTAAATTTAAATGGAGAGATTGTTAGCGATGATGTAAAAGAACAGACGACACAAGTCTTAGAAAATTTAAAAGTTGTACTAGACCAAGCTGGATCGGATATAGATTCGGTTATAAAAGCTACTATTTTTATTGCTGATATGAATGAATTTCAAAATATAAATGAAGTTTATGGCAAATATTTTAATCATCATCAACCGGCTAGAAGTTGTGTTGAGGTAGCGAGACTACCTAAAGATGTTAAAGTAGAAATAGAAGTAATTGCACAAGTGAAGTAA
- the rnmV gene encoding ribonuclease M5, whose protein sequence is MKINEFIVVEGRDDTERVKRAVECDTIETNGSAINEQTLSVIAQAFETRGVIVLTDPDFPGDKIRNTIQKHVPGVKHAYIDREKAKSKRGKIGVEHAQLEDIKDALINVSTPFEEGHETISKSVLIDLGLIIGKDARKKREIIGRKLHIGHSNGKQLINKLNAFGYTEEDVRNALSDNEGSE, encoded by the coding sequence ATGAAGATTAACGAATTTATTGTAGTAGAAGGTAGAGACGATACGGAACGCGTTAAAAGAGCGGTAGAATGTGATACGATTGAAACAAATGGGAGTGCGATTAACGAGCAAACGCTAAGTGTTATAGCACAAGCATTTGAAACAAGAGGTGTCATTGTATTAACAGATCCTGATTTCCCGGGTGATAAAATACGTAATACAATTCAAAAACATGTACCAGGCGTTAAACACGCATATATCGATAGAGAAAAAGCCAAAAGTAAACGAGGCAAGATTGGTGTAGAACATGCACAACTTGAAGATATTAAAGATGCCTTAATAAATGTGAGTACACCATTCGAAGAAGGACACGAAACAATAAGTAAATCAGTGTTAATTGATTTAGGATTAATAATTGGGAAAGATGCACGCAAAAAAAGAGAAATAATTGGACGTAAGCTACATATAGGACATTCTAACGGCAAACAATTAATAAATAAGCTCAATGCGTTTGGCTATACTGAAGAAGATGTTAGGAATGCATTAAGTGATAATGAAGGAAGTGAATGA
- the veg gene encoding biofilm formation stimulator Veg, with protein sequence MPKSIGDIKNSLDCQLGNRIVLKANGGRKKTIERSGVLKETYPSVFIVELDQEIYNFERVSYTYADVLTENVQVSFEDDNQQEAIAH encoded by the coding sequence ATGCCAAAATCTATTGGAGACATCAAAAATTCACTTGATTGTCAATTAGGAAACCGAATCGTACTTAAAGCGAATGGTGGTCGTAAGAAAACAATTGAGCGTAGTGGTGTGTTAAAAGAAACGTACCCTTCTGTTTTCATTGTTGAGCTAGATCAAGAAATTTACAACTTTGAGCGTGTATCTTATACATACGCTGACGTTTTAACTGAAAACGTACAAGTTTCTTTTGAAGATGATAATCAGCAAGAAGCAATTGCACACTAA
- a CDS encoding tRNA1(Val) (adenine(37)-N6)-methyltransferase — protein MHMENERLDFLIKEKLEIIQNDDVFSFSTDALLLAHFTKVKKQDTIMDLCSGNGVIPLLLSDKGQQAIDGIEIQQQLVDMAQRSIVHNHLENRIQMHHMDLKEAHKQFSPAKYSLITCNPPYFKANQAFQHQKEAHKIARHEIMCTLEDCCFAARHLLKQGGRFVMVHRAERLMDVLTYMRAYQIEPKKLHFIYSKQGKVAQTIVVEGRKGGNQGLDIQTPFYIYNNDGTYTKEMREIYYG, from the coding sequence ATGCATATGGAAAATGAAAGGTTAGATTTTTTAATTAAAGAAAAACTAGAAATTATTCAAAATGATGATGTGTTTTCTTTTTCAACAGATGCTTTACTACTTGCACATTTCACAAAAGTAAAAAAACAAGATACGATTATGGATTTGTGTTCGGGTAATGGTGTGATACCTTTATTACTTTCTGATAAAGGACAGCAAGCTATAGATGGAATCGAAATACAGCAACAACTTGTAGATATGGCACAACGTAGTATCGTACATAACCATTTAGAAAATAGAATACAGATGCATCATATGGATTTGAAAGAGGCGCACAAACAGTTTAGTCCTGCAAAATATAGCCTTATTACTTGTAATCCGCCTTATTTTAAAGCGAATCAAGCGTTCCAACATCAGAAGGAAGCACATAAGATCGCACGACATGAGATCATGTGTACACTAGAGGATTGTTGTTTTGCAGCCAGACATTTACTGAAACAAGGCGGACGTTTTGTGATGGTACATCGAGCAGAACGTCTTATGGATGTCTTAACCTATATGAGAGCATACCAGATTGAACCCAAGAAACTTCATTTCATCTATAGTAAGCAGGGTAAAGTGGCGCAAACAATTGTTGTTGAAGGTAGAAAAGGCGGTAATCAAGGGTTAGACATTCAAACACCATTTTACATATATAATAATGATGGAACGTATACTAAAGAAATGAGAGAAATATATTATGGATAA
- a CDS encoding GIY-YIG nuclease family protein, with product MDKHYIYIVKCKDGSLYTGYAKDIEKRVEKHNKGQGAKYTKIRRPVELVYQEMFDTKSEALKREYEIKTYSRQQKLVLISEG from the coding sequence ATGGATAAACATTATATATACATTGTTAAGTGTAAAGATGGAAGTTTATATACTGGTTATGCAAAAGACATAGAAAAAAGGGTAGAAAAGCATAATAAAGGACAAGGCGCCAAATATACTAAAATAAGACGTCCGGTAGAGTTAGTTTATCAAGAAATGTTTGATACGAAGTCAGAAGCTTTAAAACGAGAATACGAAATAAAAACCTATTCTAGGCAACAAAAATTAGTATTAATAAGCGAGGGATAA
- the yabA gene encoding DNA replication initiation control protein YabA, with the protein MNRSEIFEKLAHLEENINQINGDMVNLKNLTVELIEENVALQIENENLKTLIDKEEKPKKIESGHKAQYKRPLRSKDNLAMLYKEGFHICNGELFGKHRKGDDCLFCLEVLSE; encoded by the coding sequence TTGAATCGAAGCGAGATATTTGAAAAGTTAGCACATTTAGAAGAAAATATTAATCAAATCAACGGTGATATGGTTAATTTGAAAAATCTTACTGTCGAACTCATAGAAGAAAATGTAGCCTTACAAATAGAGAATGAAAATCTGAAAACTTTAATAGATAAAGAAGAAAAACCTAAAAAAATAGAAAGCGGTCATAAAGCACAATATAAGCGACCACTTCGCAGTAAAGATAATTTAGCAATGCTTTATAAAGAGGGTTTTCATATTTGTAATGGTGAGTTATTCGGAAAACATAGAAAAGGTGACGACTGTTTATTTTGTTTAGAAGTGCTGAGTGAATAA
- the ispE gene encoding 4-(cytidine 5'-diphospho)-2-C-methyl-D-erythritol kinase, translating to MIYETAPAKINLTLDTLFKRDDGFHEVEMIMTTIDLNDRLSFELRNDKKIVVDVEQTYVPSDNKNLAYKAAELMKRTYNLKQGITITIDKNIPVSAGLAGGSTDAAATMRGMNRLYELNRPLNELCELGIKIGTDIPFCIFGKTALCRGKGEHITFLNKPPSAWVVVAKPNLGISSPSIFKKLDLNQSHHVDTTACKSALISGDYELLCKSLSNRLEPVSGKMHSEILKIKENMLENGADGAVMSGSGPSVYGLTQKERQARHVYNAVNGCCNEVYIVRLLG from the coding sequence ATGATCTATGAAACGGCTCCGGCTAAGATTAATTTAACGCTGGATACACTCTTTAAACGAGATGATGGTTTTCATGAAGTTGAAATGATTATGACGACGATTGATTTAAATGATCGCTTGTCATTTGAACTACGCAATGACAAAAAAATTGTTGTTGATGTAGAGCAAACTTATGTTCCCTCCGATAATAAAAACTTAGCGTATAAAGCTGCAGAATTGATGAAAAGAACTTATAATCTAAAGCAAGGTATTACAATCACTATAGATAAGAACATACCGGTGTCAGCAGGGCTTGCAGGAGGCTCTACTGACGCTGCAGCTACGATGAGAGGGATGAATCGCCTGTATGAGCTAAATAGACCGTTAAACGAGTTGTGTGAGCTTGGTATTAAGATAGGTACAGATATCCCTTTTTGTATTTTTGGTAAAACAGCATTATGCAGAGGTAAAGGTGAACATATTACGTTTCTGAATAAACCTCCATCAGCATGGGTTGTGGTGGCAAAACCAAATTTAGGTATATCTTCTCCGAGTATCTTCAAAAAATTAGACTTAAATCAGTCACATCATGTGGATACAACAGCTTGTAAATCAGCTTTAATTTCAGGAGATTATGAATTACTTTGCAAAAGTCTTTCAAACCGATTGGAACCTGTTTCGGGTAAAATGCATAGTGAGATTTTAAAAATAAAAGAAAATATGTTAGAGAATGGTGCGGATGGTGCTGTTATGAGTGGAAGCGGCCCATCTGTTTATGGACTAACACAAAAAGAACGCCAGGCAAGACATGTTTACAATGCAGTCAATGGCTGTTGTAATGAAGTGTATATAGTAAGATTATTAGGCTAG
- a CDS encoding TatD family hydrolase, translating into MLIDTHVHLNAEQYDEDLEAVIERARDNGVDRMFVVGFDTPTVERTMELIDQYEFIYGIIGWHPVDAVDCTEERLEWIEKLAEHPKVIGIGETGLDYHWDKSPKDVQQALFRKQIALAKRVNLPIIIHNREATQDCIDILKEEHAEEIGGIMHSFSASPEIADDVINKLNFYVSLGGPVTFKNAKQPKEVAKHVPFDRLLVETDAPFLSPHPYRGKRNEPVRVTLVAEQIAELRGVSYEEVCKQTTENAEQLFKLKG; encoded by the coding sequence ATGCTTATTGATACACATGTTCATTTAAATGCAGAACAATATGATGAAGATTTAGAAGCGGTCATTGAACGTGCAAGAGACAACGGTGTAGATCGAATGTTTGTTGTTGGATTTGATACACCAACAGTCGAACGTACGATGGAACTGATTGACCAATACGAATTTATCTATGGCATTATTGGATGGCACCCTGTAGATGCGGTTGATTGCACAGAAGAACGGTTAGAATGGATAGAAAAGCTTGCAGAACACCCTAAAGTGATTGGCATAGGTGAGACGGGATTAGATTATCATTGGGACAAGTCGCCGAAAGATGTACAACAAGCATTATTTAGAAAACAAATCGCATTGGCTAAACGCGTCAATTTACCAATTATTATTCACAATAGGGAAGCAACGCAAGATTGTATAGATATTCTTAAAGAGGAACATGCGGAAGAAATTGGTGGTATCATGCACAGTTTCAGCGCTTCTCCTGAAATTGCGGATGATGTAATTAATAAATTGAATTTCTATGTATCTTTAGGTGGTCCAGTCACTTTTAAAAATGCGAAACAACCTAAAGAAGTAGCAAAGCATGTTCCATTTGATCGATTATTAGTTGAAACGGATGCACCATTCTTATCACCACATCCTTATAGAGGCAAAAGAAATGAACCTGTTCGTGTGACATTGGTTGCAGAACAAATTGCTGAATTACGCGGTGTGAGCTATGAGGAAGTATGCAAGCAAACAACTGAAAATGCAGAACAATTGTTTAAATTAAAAGGATAG
- the glmU gene encoding bifunctional UDP-N-acetylglucosamine diphosphorylase/glucosamine-1-phosphate N-acetyltransferase GlmU: MQRHAIVLAAGKGTRMKSKKYKVLHDVAGKSMIEHVVDNVKQSGVEQLVTIVGHGAESVKEKLGDASLYSFQEEQLGTAHAVKMASEHLNDKQGTTLVVCGDTPLITTETLKSLIEHHENNQSLATVLTATATNPYGYGRIIRDADNQLVKIVEQKDATDAEQQINEISSGIFAFDNQMLFEKLELVNNNNVQGEYYLPDVLSLILEDKGTVGIYHTNDFEEIMGVNDRVMLSEAEKAYRKRINQFHMKNGVTIVDPSNTYIGADVTIGEDTIIEPGVKLSGHSEIGEDTVVGQYTEITNSKIGDNVTIKHSVINEAMVDDYAIIGPFAQLRPGTDLGKKVKVGNFVEVKKSVVKAGAKLPHLSYIGDAEIGERVNLGCGSITVNYDGINKFKTIIGNDSFIGCNTNLVAPITLGERSLIAAGSTITDSVPEDSLALARARQTTKEGYLKK; this comes from the coding sequence ATGCAAAGACATGCAATAGTACTCGCAGCTGGTAAGGGTACACGTATGAAATCAAAGAAATACAAAGTACTACATGATGTCGCTGGCAAATCAATGATTGAACATGTCGTGGATAACGTTAAACAATCTGGCGTAGAACAGCTTGTAACAATCGTAGGTCATGGCGCAGAAAGCGTGAAAGAAAAGTTAGGCGATGCATCTCTTTATAGTTTTCAAGAAGAACAATTAGGTACTGCTCATGCCGTTAAAATGGCTAGTGAACATTTAAATGATAAACAAGGTACAACGTTAGTAGTTTGTGGAGACACACCATTAATTACGACAGAAACACTTAAATCTTTAATTGAACATCACGAAAATAACCAATCACTAGCTACCGTATTAACAGCTACAGCAACGAACCCATATGGTTATGGCAGAATTATACGTGATGCAGACAATCAATTAGTTAAAATAGTCGAACAAAAAGATGCAACAGATGCAGAACAACAAATTAATGAAATTAGTTCAGGTATTTTCGCATTTGATAATCAAATGCTATTTGAAAAGTTAGAGTTAGTGAACAACAATAATGTGCAAGGCGAATACTACTTGCCTGATGTACTTTCATTAATTTTAGAAGATAAAGGCACAGTCGGCATTTACCATACGAATGATTTTGAAGAAATTATGGGTGTAAATGATCGAGTGATGTTAAGCGAAGCAGAAAAAGCATATAGAAAACGTATCAACCAATTTCATATGAAAAATGGTGTGACAATTGTAGATCCATCCAATACTTATATCGGTGCAGATGTAACTATTGGAGAAGACACAATTATAGAACCTGGAGTTAAACTTTCAGGACATAGTGAAATTGGAGAAGATACAGTTGTAGGACAATATACAGAAATCACGAATAGTAAAATAGGTGATAATGTTACAATTAAACATTCAGTGATCAATGAAGCAATGGTTGATGATTATGCGATAATTGGACCATTTGCGCAACTTCGTCCAGGTACAGACTTAGGCAAAAAAGTGAAAGTCGGCAACTTTGTTGAAGTTAAGAAATCAGTCGTAAAAGCAGGAGCTAAATTACCTCACTTGAGTTATATTGGTGACGCAGAAATAGGTGAACGTGTGAATCTTGGCTGTGGTTCAATCACAGTAAACTATGATGGTATTAACAAATTCAAGACGATTATTGGTAATGATTCGTTTATAGGGTGCAATACGAATTTGGTAGCACCTATTACGTTAGGCGAGCGTTCTCTAATTGCTGCTGGCTCTACAATTACTGATAGTGTACCAGAAGACAGTTTAGCATTAGCGAGAGCTAGACAAACAACCAAAGAAGGTTATTTAAAAAAATAA
- the purR gene encoding pur operon repressor, producing MRYKRSERIVYMTQYLMNNPNKLIPLTYFVQKFKQAKSSISEDVQIIKTTFQKEKLGTVITTAGASGGVTYKPEMSKEEASEVIDDVIAQLQEKNRLLPGGYLFLSDLMGDPTLLNRVGKLIATLYMDEELDAIVTIATKGISLANSVANVLNLPVVVIRKDNKVTEGSTVSINYVSGSSRKIETMVLSKRTLPENSNVLVVDDFMRAGGSINGVMNLMNEFKAHVKGVSVLVESKEVKQRLIEDYTSLVRLSDVDEYNQEFKVEKGNSLTKFS from the coding sequence ATGCGCTATAAAAGAAGCGAACGAATTGTTTATATGACACAATACTTGATGAATAACCCTAATAAATTGATACCATTAACTTATTTCGTACAAAAATTTAAACAAGCGAAATCATCTATAAGTGAAGATGTTCAAATTATTAAAACCACATTCCAAAAAGAAAAATTAGGGACAGTGATTACCACAGCTGGGGCAAGTGGCGGTGTGACGTATAAACCAGAAATGAGTAAAGAAGAAGCGAGTGAAGTCATCGATGACGTTATCGCACAACTCCAAGAGAAGAATCGTTTGCTACCAGGAGGGTATTTATTCTTATCTGATTTAATGGGGGATCCGACGTTACTTAACCGTGTCGGAAAACTGATTGCTACACTTTATATGGACGAAGAATTAGATGCAATCGTTACGATTGCTACGAAAGGTATCTCTCTTGCTAATTCAGTAGCGAACGTATTGAATTTACCGGTAGTTGTCATTCGAAAAGATAACAAAGTGACTGAAGGTTCTACGGTATCTATCAATTATGTGTCAGGATCTTCCCGAAAAATTGAAACAATGGTGTTATCTAAGAGAACATTACCAGAGAATTCTAATGTCCTTGTAGTAGATGATTTTATGCGCGCAGGCGGATCCATCAATGGTGTGATGAATTTAATGAACGAGTTTAAAGCACATGTGAAAGGGGTATCGGTACTAGTAGAATCAAAAGAAGTTAAACAAAGATTAATTGAAGATTATACTTCCTTAGTTAGATTATCTGATGTAGATGAATACAATCAGGAATTTAAAGTGGAGAAAGGCAACAGTTTAACTAAATTTTCTTAA
- the metG gene encoding methionine--tRNA ligase encodes MAKETFYITTPIYYPSGNLHIGHAYTTTAGDVIARYKRMQGYDVRYLTGTDEHGQKIQEKAQKAGKSELEYLDEMIAGIKDLWNKLEVSNDDFIRTTEARHKEVVQQIFERLLKQEDIYLGEYEGWYSVPDETYYTETQLVDPVFENGEIVGGKSPDSGHEVELVKEESYFFNLSKYTDRLLEFYDENPDFIQPPSRKNEMINNFIKPGLEDLAVSRTSFDWGIHVKSNPKHVVYVWIDALVNYISSLGYLSDDDSLFKKYWPADIHIMAKEIVRFHSIIWPILLMALDVPLPKKVFAHGWILMKDGKMSKSKGNVVDPNVLIDRYGLDATRYYLMRELPFGSDGVFTPEGFVERTNYDLANDLGNLVNRTISMVNKYFDGELPAYQGPKHELDEDMEQMAIDTVNTFHENMDDLQFSVALSTVWKLISRTNKYIDETSPWVLAKDENQKDMLSNVMAHLVENIRIVAVLLRPFLTHAPKQIFEQLNINSPELYEFDSVKQYGALTAPIVVSDKPQPIFPRLDSDAEIDYIKQSMQPEKAAEVSEETEEEVPSKSPIDIKDFDKVEIKAATITDAEQVKKSDKLLKIQVDLDSEHRQIVSGIAKYYQPEDIIGKKVAVVTNLKPAKLMGRKSEGMILSAEKDGVLTLVSLPSAIPNGAIIK; translated from the coding sequence ATGGCGAAAGAAACATTTTATATCACTACACCAATATATTATCCAAGTGGGAATTTACATATCGGTCACGCATATACAACAACAGCTGGTGATGTAATCGCACGTTATAAAAGAATGCAAGGCTATGATGTTCGATATTTAACAGGTACGGATGAACATGGTCAAAAAATACAGGAAAAAGCACAAAAAGCTGGGAAATCTGAATTAGAATATTTGGATGAAATGATTGCTGGAATTAAAGATTTATGGAATAAATTAGAAGTCTCAAACGATGATTTTATTCGTACAACAGAAGCGCGACATAAAGAAGTGGTGCAACAAATATTTGAACGTTTATTAAAGCAAGAGGATATTTATCTTGGCGAATATGAAGGTTGGTATTCTGTACCAGATGAAACTTATTATACTGAGACGCAATTAGTGGATCCGGTATTTGAAAATGGTGAAATCGTTGGCGGTAAAAGTCCAGACTCTGGTCACGAAGTAGAATTAGTTAAAGAGGAAAGTTATTTCTTCAATTTATCTAAATATACAGACCGTTTATTAGAATTTTACGATGAAAACCCTGATTTTATTCAACCACCTTCACGTAAAAATGAAATGATTAACAATTTCATCAAACCAGGATTAGAAGATTTAGCAGTTTCACGTACGTCATTCGATTGGGGTATTCATGTGAAATCAAATCCTAAACACGTCGTTTACGTGTGGATTGATGCGCTTGTGAACTATATTTCTTCACTAGGTTACTTATCAGATGATGATAGCTTATTCAAAAAATATTGGCCAGCAGATATTCATATCATGGCGAAGGAAATTGTGCGTTTCCACTCAATTATCTGGCCAATCTTGTTGATGGCATTAGATGTTCCACTTCCTAAGAAAGTCTTTGCGCATGGCTGGATACTTATGAAAGATGGCAAAATGAGTAAATCTAAAGGTAACGTGGTCGATCCTAATGTACTTATAGATCGTTATGGTCTAGATGCTACGCGTTATTATTTAATGCGCGAATTACCATTTGGTTCAGATGGTGTCTTCACGCCTGAAGGTTTTGTTGAACGTACAAATTATGATTTAGCAAATGACTTAGGTAATTTAGTGAATCGTACAATTTCTATGGTCAATAAATATTTTGATGGCGAATTACCAGCATATCAAGGTCCAAAACACGAGTTGGATGAAGATATGGAACAAATGGCGATAGACACAGTGAATACATTCCATGAAAATATGGACGATTTACAATTCTCAGTAGCACTTTCAACGGTTTGGAAGTTAATCAGCCGTACTAATAAATATATTGACGAAACATCGCCGTGGGTATTAGCTAAAGATGAAAATCAAAAAGACATGCTAAGTAATGTAATGGCGCATTTAGTAGAAAACATTCGCATTGTAGCAGTGTTATTAAGACCATTCCTTACGCACGCACCAAAACAAATTTTTGAACAGTTGAATATTAATTCACCTGAATTATATGAATTTGATAGCGTGAAACAATATGGTGCCTTAACTGCGCCAATCGTTGTTAGTGATAAACCACAACCAATCTTCCCGCGTTTAGATAGTGATGCAGAAATCGATTATATTAAACAATCTATGCAGCCAGAAAAAGCGGCAGAAGTTTCAGAAGAAACTGAAGAAGAAGTACCTAGTAAGTCGCCAATCGATATCAAAGATTTTGATAAAGTAGAAATTAAAGCTGCTACGATTACAGATGCTGAGCAAGTTAAAAAATCTGATAAATTATTGAAAATCCAAGTTGATTTAGATAGTGAACACCGTCAAATCGTCTCTGGTATTGCAAAATACTATCAACCAGAAGATATTATAGGTAAAAAAGTTGCAGTTGTAACAAATTTAAAACCTGCTAAATTGATGGGTAGAAAATCAGAAGGTATGATTTTATCTGCTGAAAAAGATGGTGTACTGACACTTGTAAGTTTACCAAGCGCAATTCCAAATGGTGCAATAATTAAGTAA